The sequence ctcaagggaatcttcctgacccagggatggaaactgtgtctcctacatcttatgcatcggcaggcaggttctttaccactagtgccacctgggaagcctatgtttccatatgctgctgctgctgctgctaagttgcttcagtcatgtctgactctttgtgaccctatggattatagccaaccaggctcctctgtccatggggattctccaggcaagaaaactggagtgggttgccatgccctcttccagggggtcttcccgactcaggaattgaacccaaatctcctgtattgcaggcagattctttaccactgagccaccaaggaagctcatgTTTCCATAGACTAATTACCAAAAACTAAAGAAGGAAACCATTTTGTCACCACCAGAGAGAAGACAAAAACTgtaaaaagataatttatttcaaatatgaaGCTTTAAAAAAGCAAGATTTTAAAGTAAAGTGAGAGTGACAGGAAAGGTGTAATGctttttcaatgctattttcaaGGAGAGGTGGCCAGACTCCAGAGCCTGCTGCTCTCACTTCTGCTCCTTACAGCCTGAGGGACTGGCAGTGGCCAGATACATTCTTGGTCCCTGAGGAAGCCAAACACAGCACCTTCGTGGGTCGCATCACCCAGgacctggagctggagctggtgGAGCTGGTGCCATGCCTGTTCTGGGTTGCATGGGGAACTGGTTCCACAGGGAACTTCTAAAGATGAATCTGCAGAATGGCATTTTGTTTGTGAATTCTCAGATCCATTGGGAGAAGCTGTGTGGACAGAGGGCCAAATGTAGTATCCACCTAGAGGTAATCGTGGACAGACCGCCTCAGGTTTTCCCTGTGGATGTGGAGGTGCACGGTTTAATAAAAATCCTCTGGTCTTTGGAGCAACAGAAACAGGTTAATTTATTTCTGAATCTAGATTGCTAGATTCGCATTTCCCGATAGAGGGCGCTGCTATCACAGACATTGGTACCAATGCTAGTCTAACCCTCAGCTCCAGGGTTTATTTCTCTTTGGGTGTACAGGCACGTGGTGAACTAAGTCACTTTAACTTGAATTGAAGTCTTTGGATAAGAAGAAACAACAGAACTTCATTTATGATTGACAGCCACTGGGACGGGAGCAAACCAGAACTAGAAGGTACAGTTCAGCTGCTGATCACAGTGCTTGACGCTCCATTGTATGCCCAGGCCGTGTACACAGTGTACTTATTAGAGACTATAGCAAATGGAACATTAGTGATCACATTAAACACCTGTGACGCTGATGAAGGTGTAAATGGTGAAACTGCCTTTTCCTTTGGCAATGATATCCCTCTTGACATAAAAAGAAACAGCTTCAAAAATAATTCCAGCTCAGGGGAAATTAGGGTATTTGGTAGACTGAATACGAAGAAATGAAACCCTATGAAATTCAGGTAAAAGCAGTTGATAAAGGAGGTCCTCCAGTATCAAATGACTGCAAGGTTTTAGTGAGTGCTGGATGTAAATGATAATACTCTTTACCAGTTAGAGGACCCTTCACTCTGCACTGTCATTGCCTTCATCTCTTTGTCCAACTGTGACTGTGGTGTCAGTGGGTAGGTGATCTGCACCCTGAGGCCTCATGTCCCCTTCAAACTGATGTCCACCTAAAAGAATTAATTGGTGCTGGACAGAGCCCTGGACTGTGAAAGCGTGTTGAAATATGTGCTGATGGTGACTGTAAGGTGCTCACCTTCCCTGTCGACCACGACCAACATGTTCGTGGAGGTGGCCAATGTGAACTGCAACATGCCTGGCTGCTGCCTCCTGAGCTGGGTGACTGGGCCGTGCGGTGAGCCAGCTGGTGGCAGGGTAGGTGAGTGCGGGCCACGTGGTGGCGAAGGCGCACAGTGGATGCGGACTGGGCTATACCACAAGCTGTCTTAAGGACTCGGGGCTACCATGTGTGTTTCTCATACGAGCTGTAGCCGGTGGTGGGTGGCGAGCACAGCGCGTTCCTCGTGGGGCTGTACACTGGCGAAATCCACACGATGCATGCCCTGGACGAGGTGGACGCACTGCGCCTGTTGGTGCTGGTGAAGGATGAGGGTGAGCCCGCACTGCCGGCCATGGCTACTGTGCCAGAGGACAGCAGCTGGGTGCTCAAGGCCTCTTTGTGGGCTTCGATGGGCATCGCCGGAGCAGAAATGGTGTTAGTGGGATGTCAACGTGTACCTGACCATCGCCATCTGTGCGGTGTCCAGCCTGTTGATGTCATGCTGCCGCTGTACACGTCGCTGTGGTGCTCCGTGCTGCCCAGCGAGGGTGCATGTGGTCCACAAAGCCTAAGCTGGTGCGCTCCATCATGGTGGGGAGCTGGTCTTACTCTCAGCAGACTCAGCAGAGGGCGGGTGCTCTGGGGAGGGACCACCCGACACCGACCTCATGGCTTCCAGCTCCGTTTTTGTTCAGGTCTGAACACGTTGGGAGGAAATGAATATCCAGAAACAAATTCGGATCTTTCTGGTAATGTAAATTCAACTTCCAAGCTTTaggtttagttttttaatttttttaacttatctaaccatcttttcaaatgtcactttaaaaactgtattcCAAGTGTTCGCTAAAGTCAGAACAAATCTTACCATTTATTGTAGATGTTTATTCTATTATATATTGCTGCACCTTGAATGGAACTTGGAGTCAAACAACAAGCACATATAGGGACAAATCATCATATTCCTTGGTTTAAATAGCAGGATGCTTTTGAAAGAAATACTTAAGTATTAAGTAGGTTTGAGCATATTTAACATAGGATCAATGTAGTCAAATACAGTGACATTTTCAAGTTTATATCTCGTAATGAAATGTTAAGCTCTGGACAAAAAATTATAGGCAAATTTTTAGAAACCATTTGCCTTTCCTTAATATTTTAAGTTTCAAAGAgggcaatttaaaaaatcattttaagcaaaagtaatttaaaatatattttaggatattttaatttttgtattaaaatagttattttttggTTGCCATTATGGTCACTATCCTGATGCCAATGACTTTGAGTTCTCCTGGTTCTAGAAAGATTGATGTGGAATGATTTTGTTATTATAGGATCACTGAATAGGcaacacttactgagcaccttCCATTTACTCACAAATGTTCTAagacactttatttttatatctctCAACCTTTCCAATAACTTTGTGAAGTGCATACTTTAGTCTCACTGTGTGGATGaatgcggggtggggggggcgccccgcagaaagagagaggcagtggaacttccctcagcaaagccaaaGGGTCCCGAGGAGGTGAGtctgctgtccgccaacccagcccctcggtGAGCGAGAAACAGAGACGACAGGGGTTTCGTCTAAGCAGTTccactttattgccacaaactctaggtttatataggcaagcaggaGGGTTCTGcgagggactttccatagtttcaccaatcacattaaaggtcaaatcgtcatgtgccttcattataacaggagtctatggtgatcacgcgctgtccacgtgcacggaaatcaagaAAGAGCCAATCAAAAAACTTTAACATAGACCACGCTCCTATCCCTTCTgccaggcgccatcttagttTCCGACCGCAAAGCTAAcccatcttttttaaggtttcccatttagggccccgcAGACGAAGGTGCTGAGGCTCAGAAAAACTAAGTGCAATATTTTTACTTAGTTTCCTCTAAATTTCCCAAGGATATCCAAAATTGGCTTGTTCTAATGCACTTCATTGCCTTGTATAAAGTATTTAAAGTAGCTTACAATGGAAGAtataagaatgatttttaaaatctgtttaaaagtcAAAGTAAAAGATCAAGAGAAGAGTGGGAACAATTTATCAAAACCTCAATAATAGGTTGAGTGCAAATACTAATACTCATCTTCCTAGAAgtaaatacagaaatataaaaaagaataaaaggaaattctCTATACCAAATTTtcaagagagggaagaaaaaaactcTCTGCTGTAAACTCAAACAGTTGATTACTGATCATTATGTAAGGGTTTAGCAATATACTGAAGAGTATGTTTGATAGCAGTTTTGCAAAACCAGCTGAAacacatttgttaaaaatatacttgctagtcactaagtcaagagcataatgttaaattttatttcctatgTATGATTCTGAAGTTACACAAGCATtaaatgaacatatttttgtCTGCAAACATTcaaataaacatacagaaaatgtCCTATGAAAGTCCCCTTATAGAAGCATTCTATAAGAAGTTAGTATAATTTAGTAGCTAAGTTTCTAGAGATTTGAACTGATAGAGAACTGTTGCTTAGAGTGTTTCAAAAAACAGAACAAGATGTTTCTGCAACTTTTCAAATATTAATCATCATCCCCCTAGGCTTTTCGCAAAAACCAGCaaagtaatattaataataataataattttaaagtcaTATTTGCCAAGTTTCCAGCTCCTTTAAATGTGAGGTAAACTTTGCAAGATTATAAGGTTGAGAAAGATAAattgagtcacaaaagagtttcTCTTCCCTAATTCACACTACCTATGTCCCCATGTCCAGGCTTAGGAATTTCTCTAGGGACACTCAATATATTTACAGATGGATCCATTCCACAAGCACAAATGGAAAGCCTACTGCATACTAAGTCCTGCTGTAGAAACTAGGGACCTAGCAAGAGTGAAACAAGATAGGTGACGTCCCTGACTTCAAGGTGATCACACTGTAACCCATTTAAAATTACGATTGTGTTATGAAAAGACTTGGATTTGGTGTAATATtgccttttcagttttatttgtttaaacaAATTGTCTTATAAAGGAGAAACTCATTctattaataacttttaaaaaataggcaatATAATGCTGACTGCTATTAGCCGTAGTTAATATTCTTTTGCCATTCAGAATCTTTGTGCCAACTTTCAATAGTTTTTGTCTTCCTTTATAAGATTTCTTCCATGAAatgtattctttcctttcttcttctttattaAGATGACCCAGTTgccttatttttctacttttccacCATTCTTTGCTATCATTAACGTGTTATATAGATTTATGggaaagtttattttttggcACATATTTCATGGTATGTTTACAATTCAAATTAGTCATTCATTTGGGAAATGTATTAACTTAAAATGGTCATATCTTCAAAAGGTAAAGTTATATATGCTGAGATCTTATCAGatatggcgggctacagttcatagagttgcaaagagttggacacaactgaagcgacttagcacacatgcaatttGATTAGTTTTGGTTAATATTAATTATCCATTAAAGCTGGCAGCTTCACACCTTTGTCATCTATCTGAAAAAACTAGACAGAGATCATTGTGCTGTTAAtactttttattctcatttttctatGAAGGCTCCAGAAATCATCCCAGTAGAAACAAAACCTATCATTGCTTTCAGTAAAATATTGGTAAAACATACCATATTATCATTTGATTATTCAATTTCAGTaatgaatttaaatttcataACTATGATTTTAGGATACTTTCAAGTTACCTTGGTATAATTATAACAATGTAATTTAATTTGTAGGGGAATACTACAAATTAGCATTGTCTAAAATATAAGGAATAATACCCAAGAAGATTATCTCTTGATATGttccttctttttcagaaaaCTTCCTTTCTAAGATTAGAACTGTAATTCTATTTTCTAgtattgttcagtttctaagtcgcgtctgactctttgtgatcccacaaactgcagcatgccaggtttctttgtccttcactatctccctgagtttgctcaaattcatgtcaattgacATGACCATTGACCTGACATGTCCAAACTCatgaccactgagtcagtgatgccatgcatctcatcctctgttgccccttctcctcctgccctcaatctttcccagcatcagggtcttttccaatgagtcagctctttgcatcaggtggccaaagtattggagcttcagcatcagtctttccagtgaatattcaggactgatttcctttaggattgactggttggatctccttgcagtccaggagattctcaagagtcttcttcaacaccacagtttgaaagcgtcgattctttggtgctcagccttccttatggtccacctctcacatccatatatgactactggaaaaaccatagcttttactatatggacctttgtcagcaaagtgatgtctctgctttttaataagctatctaggttgtcatagctattcttccatggagcaagcatcttttaatttaatggctgcagtcatcgtccacattgattttggagcccaagaaaatgaaatctgacactgtttccacattttccccatctgttgcCGTGaattgatggaaccagatgccataatcttagtattttggatgttgagttttaaggcagcattttaactctcttctttcaccttcatcaagaatgttcttttgcttctcttcacttcctgctattgaagtggtatcatctgcacatttgaggttgttgatatttcttctggcaatcttgattccagcttgtgattcattcagcttaCTGTTATTTTCTagtatgtgctgtgctatgcttagtcatgtccaactttttgcaaccctatgggttgtagcctgccaggctcctctgtccatggagattctccaggcaagaatactggagtgagtcgccatgcccttttccaggagatcttcccaaaccagggatcaagcccaggtctccctcattgcagacgaattctttaccatctgaaccatcagggaagcctatgaaTACTGCAGTGGTCCACCTATCccgtttccaggggatctttccaacccaagaatcaaaccagggtctcctgcatttaaggattctttaccaactgacctaccagggaagctcattttcTAGTATAACAGTAAATAATTAGAGAAGTTAGGTATCACTTCAAAGTACCTTTGAGACTTATGGTCAGGCAAGAATGCAATAGATGAGAATGAGAAACAGTTGTTTATTTTGGTAGCCACTGTCAATATTTCTGTTCTCCCCCTTCTGGGAACACTGGAAGATTTCATTTCCTTGCTACCCTGAGCTTTGATTTTCTTTGATCAAATACATGTGAATGATGTATATCACTTCCAAGCAGAAACAGATGATTGCCAGTGAAAGATTGCCTCCTGCTGTCTTTTCCTATTGTAGCATTTGTGGAAGTACAGGTTGATGCTGAGATGCCATTGATCAAAATATTCTGGGATGCTGAGCCAACATGTGGAGAAAAGCTGTCCTAGACCAGTCTCCCATAACCACAGAGGACTTTGCAGGAGTCAGAGATAAAatcatgtttatttaaaatggaaacagtCAATATACAGCAACTTGGTTATTGGGGTTCCACTGCCATTAAGCTAATGTgaatagaatatattttacaaGAACAGCATTACAACATGTAGTCTATACAACTGATAGGAGAACATTATTATTGACCCTTTCACTAAAGTATCTGACCATTAAGTAGATTATATAACTTGGATTCTATGGAAAAATTATTGTGTAgtgatttctttttatataaaaatcaggagaagaaaaataataaactgaatttaaaatgttttaggcacctcttttttttttcttgcctatcatccatttccctttcttgctttcttccttcaggggctTTGTTGTAGTTTTGTGAAAGATTTCAATGAGCATTTTCAAAGAATGAATGCTCAGAGACATAAAATCGTAGGGAATTGACAGTTTGCTTTGGTAAGTGCAAAGGGTATTCTTAGCAATggatactatattggttttgtaATGCTTCTgtatgtaacaaattaccacaatctTGGGGGCTTGAAAcaacacaacagaaatttattctctcacagttctagaggccagaaaTCCAACAAGGTGTTGGCAAGGCCATGATCTTTCTGAAGACTGTAAGGGGAGAATTCTTCCCAGCCTCTTCCAGGTTCTGGTGGCTCTAGCCATTCTGTGGCTCATGGCAGTGTAACTCCAGTTTCTGTCTCAGTGGTCGCAGATCCTTCTTTCACATGCCTCTGTGCATTTTTTCTGTCTCTTATAAGGATATTTGTCACTGGATTTGTGACCCACCCAAATCTAGGATAATGTGTTTAGGTTTATCTTAATTATGTCTGTAAAGATCTCTATTCCAAATAAAGACACATTTTAAGGTTCTGAGTGGATATATCTTTTGGGAGCTACCATTCCAACCACTACAGTTACAAAGAAATGTTAAGCTTATTGGCTAAGCTTGGCTTCTCAGACTCCTATCCCCATTGGAGGAAATGTGCTTGCATTTCTGGCAATGGAAATCTATCTTTCTGAGAGAGGGGGACAGATATTCCGGGTCCTCAGAAACCCTGAATAACAGAAGAATGTGCCTCATATCTTCAGACATATGATTctcaaattccagaaaaaattagATTATAGGATTGCAAAAATTCTCTTTAAGCAAGCCATGTTTCCTAAAGCTAATATCTGGATTTTAGGCATAACTCCTTAGTATGTCAACAGTAGCTGGTATGTGGCTACTGATTATTAAAAAACCCGTAGGATATTACAAATATACAGTTGCACTGCAACTACTTAATGATATAATGGCTAGCAGCTATGTGCAATCACTTTAAGCTCCAGGAGAAACCAAATACATGAGTCCTTGTACTGGCCTTAACGAAAACCAACCTCCTTGTTTTTAGTCCACATAATTTAGGTGTGCCTGATTTCATCTCCTGGCTTCAAGAATAAATAAGCAAAGCATGTCTGGCCAGTGTGAGGACCATCACCACTATTGACTAAAGAAAAGATATGTCATCTAAACAGGATCAAAGGAAGTGATTGTCTATTGGGCTACTAGGAAAAgggcatttttctttctgctgaGAGTCACTACATGTGGCCTGAAAATAGGTAGCCTAAAAGCTACCCTAGCCATTTTTGCCATCACATGTAAAAGTATTATAAATGTTGAGATAATTTTCTTATGACATTATTAAAGTGTGTACACCCAGCTCTTCCTGAAACTAGTACACAATTTTCCATTTCCAtgtataaaacaataaataatgttCTGCTTTTTTTGCTTAAGTCAGTTTATTGTTAGAATATGATTAATAGACATATATACTTCATAGATGATGTGCATAAGTATCTTAAGATATTAGACTCAAGGGAGAAATTAGCATTGGATTTCAGTACCAGGAAAATCTAGTTTTTCTTTagcaaggatttttttcttttactgacaCTATAaattttgcagtttatttttgttttcctctttgccaAAAACAAAGTTTGTGAGTGCCTTATGGTGGTTCAGTCataagatgtgtccaactcttttcgaccccatgaactgcagcactccaggcttccctgtccttcaccatctcctgcagtttgctcgaactcatgtccattgagtcagtgatgccatttaactatctcatccactgtctccctcttctcctcatgtctcaatctttcccagcatcagagtcttttccagtgaataggctctttgcatcaggtggccaaagtattggagcttcagctcagcatcagtccttccagtgaatattcagggttgatttcctttagaactgactgatttaatctccttactgtccaaaggactctaaagagtcttcttcagcaccacagtttgaaagcatcagttcttcagtgttcagccttctttgtggttgtGACCTCCTTAGAGTAACTGAAGATAACTTTTATGCATTTTGACACTGACTTACCCTCAATTCACTTTGTTTTATCCCTATGTTATCTTTGTCATATTTTCATATCATTTGTATATGAAGGGGACAGCTAAGAATTATTAAAGTAAGATATTCTCAACACTAAAAAGAGATCAATTGTACTGTTCTTGAATAAAAATCCAAATGTAGTAGAAAAGGGGATATTCTTAATTAAGAATAAATTAtccagatgaggaaaataaattattaatttacaAACATCTGTGAACAGTccagaaagcaaaattaaatcacaaagcaaaaattaaatatataaatatattttcaatttataaaatataaactaaaatagCCTTTGATTTCTATGTGTTTTacttgaagaaacagaaaaaatactgTTATATCCAAAAGAACTGGAAGCAGGGTCTCACAGATATTttcatggtggtgatggtttagttgccaagttgtgtctgactcttgtgatcccatggacagaggagcctggcaggctacagtccatgggattctccaggcaagaatactggagtgggttgccatttccttctccagggatcttcccaacccaggaatcgaacctgggttttctacattgtaggtggattctttaccagctgagctgcaagggaagcccatattttcaTACCAATGGTTATAACAGCACTAGTCTCAATAGCTAAAAGGTGGAAGGAACCAAGATATCCATGGACAGGTGGATGAATGTGGTATAtaaaaaaatgtggtatataaaaaaatcagaatattattTGACCTTATAAGTAAGGAAATTcatcacatgctacaacatggatgaaccttagtGAAATAATCCAGTCACAACCAAACTGTGAGATTTCATTTATGTGAGGTACCTAGAGTGGTCAAATttgtagaaacagaaagtagaatggtagtGAGAGGGATGCAGTGTGGTGGAAAAGGGGACTTGTTTTCTAATGGGTATAGAGATTCATGTTTGCAAGATGAAAGTTCTCAAGATATTTCACAACAATGTGACTATAACAAACTAAACTTTATACTTAAAAGTGAATGAtatggtaaattttgttatatatttttaacacagtaaaagggggaaatgaTATATTTCAGTTTAAGATAGGTATTTTTCCTAAATGAAATCTATCAGGAAACAGCCTGAGCAATTGTTAAAatttaaatccacacaatcaacagTAGAGCCTagattttggccacatgatgtcgCTGTCTTACCACAGTATGTTCTCTAAGAAGAAAAATACCCAGAACCCTATTGTAACTCCAGAGAGGAGAGCAATGAGAGAGGCAGCAGGACTTGAGCAGAGATTAGAGgacaacatttaaaattttgcacAACACCATATTCTAATTTGATCAACTCACTGAGAATTGGTGATGGTGTCTTCTAAGAGTAGGGGCGTGGAGGTCCGGCATCTGCTTCCGCTGCTTCTGCTCTTAGCTGTAGGCGAGGCCGGGAGAGGCCAGGTCCGCTACTCAGTCGCTGAGGAGGCCAAACACGGCACCTTCGTGGGCCGCATAGCCCAGGACCTGGGACTGGAGCTGGCGGAGCTGGTGCCGCGCCTGTTCCGGGTGGCATCCAAAGGCCGCAGGGACCTTCTGGAGGTAAATCTGCAGAATGGCATTTTGTTTGTGAATTCTCGGATCGACAGGGAGGAGCTGTGTGGGAGGAAGGCAGAGTGCAGTATCCACGTGGAGGTGATCGTGGATCGGCCGCTGCAGGTGTTCCATGTAGAGGTGGAGGTGAAGGACATTAACGACAACCCGCCAGTATTTCCAGTGGCGGTAAAGACTATCCGGTTTCACGAATCGAGACTGCTTGACTCACGGTTTCCTCTAGAGGGGGCATTTGATGCAGATATCGGAGTAAACGCTCTTCTCACCTACAAGCTCAGCTCCAGTGAGTATTTCTTTCTAGATATACAGACAAATGATGAACTAAGTCAGTCTTTGTCTCTTGTGCTGAGGAAATCTCTGGACAGAGAGGAAACTGCTGAAATTAATTTGTTACTAGTGGCTACTGATGGGGGCAAACCTGAGCTCACGGGCACTGTTCAGTTGCTTATTAAGGTATTAGATGTGAATGACAACGAACCTACTTTTGACCAATCAGTTTACAAAATACAGTTGTTAGAGAACGTGGCAAATGGAACCTTGGTGATTAAATTAAATTCTTCTGACGCAGATGAAGGATCAAATAGTGAGATTGTGTATTCATTTAGTAGTGATGTGTCCCAGAATATAAAGACCAAGTTCAACATAGATCCTAGCTCAGGGGAAATCAGAACTAAGGGACAATTAGATTATGAAGAAGTGAAATTATATGATATTCAAGTTATTGCGTATGACAACGGGACTCCGTCAATGTCTGGGCACTGTAAAATTTCAGTAAAACTTGTGGACATCAATGATAACTCACCAGAAGTCTCAATCACGTCTCTTTCACTTCCCATTCGAGAAGATGCTCCACTGGGCAGTGTCATTGCTCTCATCACGGTGGCCGACCGTGACTCCGCTGCCAATGGACAGGTGACCTGCACCCTGATTCCCCAAGACCTCTTCAAACTGGTGTCCACCTTCAAGAATTACTATTCACTCGTGTTGGACAGCGTCTTGGATCGCGAGAGCGTGGCGAACTATGAGGTGGTGGTGACCGCGAGGGACGGGGGCTCGCCTTCGCTGTCGGCCACGGCCAGCGTGTCCGTGGAGGTGGCCGACGTGAACGACAACGCGCCCGCGTTCGCGCAGCCAGAGTATACCGTGTTCGTGAAAGAGAACAACCCGCCTGGCTGCCACATCTTCACCGTGTCTGCGCGAGACGCGGACGCGCAGGAGAACGCGCTGGTGTCCTACTCGCTGGTGGAGCGGCGGGTGGGCGAGCGCGCGCTGTCGAGCTACGTGTCGGTGCACGCGGAGAGCGGCAAGGTGTACGCGCTGCAGCCGCTGGACCACGAGGAGCTGGAGCTGCTGCAGTTCCAGGTGAGCGCGCGCGACGCGGGCGTGCCGCCCCTGGGCAGCAACGTGACCCTGCAGGTGTTCGTGCTGGATGAGAACGACAACGCGCCTGCGCTGCTGCCGCCCGGGCCAGGCGGAGGACCCAGCGCGGTGAGCCAGGTGGTGTCGAGGTCCGTAGGCGCGGGCCACGTGGTGGCGAAGGTGCGCGCGGTGGACGCCGACTCGGGCTACAACGCGTGGCTGTCGTACGAGCTGCAGCTGGCGGCGGGTGGCGCGAGCAGCCCTTTCCGCGTGGGGCTGTACACCGGCGAGATCAGCACGACGCGCGCCCTGGACGAGGCGGACGCGCCGCGCCAGCGCCTGCTGGTGCTGGTGAAGGACCACGGCGAGCCGGCGCTGACGGCCACGGCCACCGTGCTGCTGTCGCTGGAGGACAG is a genomic window of Ovis canadensis isolate MfBH-ARS-UI-01 breed Bighorn chromosome 5, ARS-UI_OviCan_v2, whole genome shotgun sequence containing:
- the LOC138441604 gene encoding protocadherin alpha-2-like; this translates as MVSSKSRGVEVRHLLPLLLLLAVGEAGRGQVRYSVAEEAKHGTFVGRIAQDLGLELAELVPRLFRVASKGRRDLLEVNLQNGILFVNSRIDREELCGRKAECSIHVEVIVDRPLQVFHVEVEVKDINDNPPVFPVAVKTIRFHESRLLDSRFPLEGAFDADIGVNALLTYKLSSSEYFFLDIQTNDELSQSLSLVLRKSLDREETAEINLLLVATDGGKPELTGTVQLLIKVLDVNDNEPTFDQSVYKIQLLENVANGTLVIKLNSSDADEGSNSEIVYSFSSDVSQNIKTKFNIDPSSGEIRTKGQLDYEEVKLYDIQVIAYDNGTPSMSGHCKISVKLVDINDNSPEVSITSLSLPIREDAPLGSVIALITVADRDSAANGQVTCTLIPQDLFKLVSTFKNYYSLVLDSVLDRESVANYEVVVTARDGGSPSLSATASVSVEVADVNDNAPAFAQPEYTVFVKENNPPGCHIFTVSARDADAQENALVSYSLVERRVGERALSSYVSVHAESGKVYALQPLDHEELELLQFQVSARDAGVPPLGSNVTLQVFVLDENDNAPALLPPGPGGGPSAVSQVVSRSVGAGHVVAKVRAVDADSGYNAWLSYELQLAAGGASSPFRVGLYTGEISTTRALDEADAPRQRLLVLVKDHGEPALTATATVLLSLEDSGQAPKASSRALSGASEAEAVLVDVNVYLIIAICAVSSLFVLTLLLYMALRCSAPASEGACGPVKPRLVCSSAVGSWSYSRERRQKVCSGEGPPKTDLMAFSPSLPQGPGSADERQQLSESEQFGKYLE